Proteins from a genomic interval of Polaribacter sejongensis:
- a CDS encoding Crp/Fnr family transcriptional regulator yields the protein MENLINYAIQYGLSENLIQEIISNGKKIEIKKNENILNVGEHSKYIYIVIKGGFVSQYFDDHKSKFRTTAFHIDNYHPFMTQPESYFSKESSDTQIKAFKNSEVIGFHSSALEKLSAKHKIFDEFCNTHIIGALIFINQIKSKLIGLPKDKLYNYLLEEHNPITKNVPSKYIAEFIGVTPQWLSKIKRTS from the coding sequence ATGGAAAATCTTATAAATTATGCCATTCAATACGGTTTATCAGAAAATTTAATTCAAGAGATAATTTCGAATGGTAAGAAAATTGAAATCAAAAAAAACGAAAACATTCTTAATGTTGGAGAGCATAGTAAATATATTTATATAGTAATTAAGGGTGGGTTTGTAAGTCAGTATTTTGATGATCATAAGTCAAAATTTAGAACAACAGCGTTCCACATTGATAATTATCATCCATTTATGACACAACCAGAAAGTTATTTTTCTAAAGAGTCTTCTGATACGCAAATAAAAGCTTTCAAAAACTCTGAAGTAATTGGATTTCATAGCAGTGCATTAGAAAAGTTAAGTGCGAAACATAAAATTTTTGACGAATTCTGTAACACGCATATTATAGGTGCTCTTATTTTTATAAATCAAATAAAGTCGAAATTAATAGGTCTCCCAAAAGATAAATTATACAATTATCTTCTTGAAGAACACAATCCAATTACTAAAAATGTTCCTTCTAAGTACATCGCTGAATTTATAGGTGTTACTCCCCAATGGCTAAGTAAAATAAAACGTACTAGTTAA
- a CDS encoding GumC family protein, whose product MQQENPLNYIFQEEEPINIREQLEKYLFHWKWFVFTVIVALGIAYAYSYYTPSQYRVATTILIDDDSNGGLSSELSAFEDLGLIGGGKKSIDNEIGILKSYTLMERVVKELGVYTTFYKEDRGRITELYDTEVPFKITFFSKEKVYDLNTTFKIHVLSASKFELISEDESVKKHVFGESVSTVFGKITITPTKTEIKNINETITVRISALKNVVEGLRGALQVGLMFEKSSLLELSLISQNKEKSTAILDGLVRQYNEDAVAGKNLIGNNTRTFIDERLAVIEKDLSAVDKGVEDFKSNNRLTGIPAEAAIVLENNAELEKKIVDLNTQIRLTDYVMSYITENKENLIPANLGLNDGNLDGNSIQYNELILERNRILKGSSLKNPVIVNLNSQIAQLRGSIYQSLVNLKSSLSISLIDAEKAESKVGYRMSSVPKQDREFRDIERQQQIIETLYLYLLQKREENAISLAVTVPNAKVIDTARGSDSPINAKGKVVYLIAISLGLAIPFAIIYVLFLLDNKVHNTKEVESIVKAPLMGEIPKTKDTSKVIQKDDRSGLSESFRMIRTNLDFMLSGAGIKEGGKTIFITSTLPSEGKTFISVNLSAVLALSNKKVLLIGADIRKPRLEEYLGIKLGKGITHYLTDNSLKVPDVIEHVEALNIDVLHSGVIAPNPSELLSNGRFEDLLAYGKEHYDFVIVDTAPVKLVTDTMLLGRGADLFIYTIRANYLDKRLLEIPAKLYKDKRLPNMTVLLNDVEAEYGYGYSYGYGYGEAEVKKSWWKRG is encoded by the coding sequence ATGCAACAAGAGAACCCTTTAAATTATATTTTTCAGGAAGAAGAACCTATAAATATAAGAGAACAGTTAGAAAAATATTTATTTCATTGGAAATGGTTTGTTTTTACTGTAATAGTAGCATTAGGAATAGCATATGCGTATTCTTATTATACACCAAGCCAATATAGAGTAGCAACAACAATTTTAATTGATGACGATAGTAATGGTGGCTTATCTAGTGAGCTTTCTGCCTTTGAAGATTTAGGTTTAATAGGAGGAGGAAAAAAATCGATAGACAATGAAATAGGTATTTTAAAATCGTACACGCTTATGGAGCGTGTTGTAAAAGAATTAGGAGTCTATACTACATTTTACAAAGAAGATAGAGGGCGTATTACAGAATTGTATGATACAGAAGTACCTTTTAAAATCACTTTTTTTTCTAAAGAAAAAGTATATGATTTAAATACTACATTTAAAATTCATGTACTATCTGCATCTAAATTTGAGCTTATTTCAGAAGATGAAAGTGTTAAGAAACATGTGTTTGGCGAGAGTGTAAGTACCGTATTTGGTAAGATAACGATAACACCTACAAAAACAGAAATTAAGAATATAAATGAAACCATAACGGTTAGAATATCTGCATTAAAAAATGTTGTTGAAGGTTTAAGAGGAGCGCTTCAAGTAGGTTTAATGTTTGAAAAATCTAGCTTATTAGAACTTAGTTTAATATCCCAAAATAAAGAAAAATCAACCGCTATTTTAGATGGATTAGTAAGACAGTATAATGAAGATGCTGTTGCTGGTAAAAATTTAATAGGTAATAATACTCGTACTTTTATTGATGAGAGGTTGGCTGTTATAGAAAAAGACTTATCTGCTGTAGATAAAGGTGTAGAAGATTTTAAGTCTAATAACAGATTGACAGGTATTCCTGCAGAAGCAGCTATAGTATTAGAAAATAATGCAGAATTAGAAAAGAAAATTGTAGATTTAAATACGCAGATTAGATTAACTGATTATGTAATGTCTTATATCACTGAAAATAAAGAAAATTTAATTCCTGCTAATTTAGGTTTAAATGATGGTAATTTAGACGGTAACAGTATTCAGTACAATGAGTTAATTCTAGAACGTAATAGAATTTTAAAGGGATCTAGTCTTAAAAACCCAGTAATTGTTAATTTAAACTCTCAAATCGCTCAGTTACGAGGTAGTATTTATCAAAGTTTGGTAAACTTAAAATCATCTTTAAGTATTTCTTTAATTGATGCCGAAAAAGCAGAAAGTAAAGTAGGCTATAGAATGTCTTCTGTACCTAAACAAGACAGAGAGTTTAGAGATATTGAAAGACAACAACAGATTATAGAAACATTATATCTGTACTTATTACAAAAGAGAGAAGAAAATGCAATTTCACTTGCAGTTACAGTACCTAATGCAAAAGTAATTGATACCGCAAGAGGTAGTGATAGCCCAATAAACGCTAAAGGGAAAGTGGTGTATTTGATTGCTATTTCGTTAGGTTTAGCAATACCATTTGCAATTATTTATGTGTTATTTTTATTAGATAATAAGGTACACAACACCAAAGAAGTAGAATCTATTGTAAAAGCACCTTTAATGGGAGAAATTCCAAAAACAAAGGATACTAGTAAAGTAATTCAGAAAGATGATAGAAGTGGTTTGTCTGAATCTTTTAGGATGATTCGTACAAACTTAGATTTTATGCTTTCTGGAGCTGGAATTAAAGAAGGTGGAAAAACTATTTTTATAACTTCTACATTACCGAGTGAAGGAAAAACTTTTATTTCTGTAAATTTATCTGCAGTATTGGCTTTATCAAACAAGAAAGTATTATTAATTGGTGCAGATATTAGAAAACCTCGTTTAGAAGAATATTTAGGTATAAAATTAGGAAAAGGAATTACCCATTATTTAACAGATAATTCGTTAAAAGTTCCTGATGTAATAGAACATGTAGAGGCACTTAATATTGATGTATTGCACTCTGGTGTAATAGCACCAAACCCTTCGGAATTATTAAGTAACGGACGTTTTGAAGATCTTTTAGCGTATGGAAAGGAACATTACGATTTTGTAATTGTTGATACTGCTCCGGTAAAATTAGTAACAGATACCATGTTATTAGGTAGAGGTGCAGATTTATTTATTTATACAATTAGAGCCAATTATTTAGACAAACGTTTGTTAGAAATACCTGCAAAATTATATAAAGATAAACGTTTACCTAATATGACCGTTTTATTGAATGATGTAGAGGCAGAGTATGGTTATGGTTATAGTTACGGATATGGTTATGGAGAAGCTGAGGTTAAGAAGTCTTGGTGGAAAAGAGGATAA
- a CDS encoding polysaccharide biosynthesis/export family protein, whose amino-acid sequence MKYLYVTSVLLLFLVTSCVSKKKIVYFGDKKKVIVNSRLQQYEPTIQKDDLLNINVSAANAEAVLPFNIYETPILDNSIGSAKPLPYLVNASGEIKFPVLGVLKVTGMTTNELSEFLHTKLAEYISNPIINISTINFKVTVLGEVNKPGTYQIQNQRITIVEALGLAGDLTINGNRDITLIRERDGERVFIPIDITNKALFNSPYYYLSQNDLIYVEPNKSKINSSGIGANTSVIFTSIATFISIIAILIQ is encoded by the coding sequence ATGAAGTATCTATATGTAACATCTGTATTGCTTTTATTTTTAGTCACATCATGTGTTTCTAAAAAAAAGATTGTGTATTTCGGAGATAAAAAAAAGGTGATAGTAAATAGTAGATTACAACAATATGAACCTACTATTCAAAAAGATGATTTATTAAATATTAATGTATCTGCAGCAAATGCAGAAGCAGTTTTACCTTTTAATATTTATGAAACTCCAATTTTAGATAATTCAATTGGAAGTGCAAAACCATTACCTTATTTAGTAAATGCTAGTGGAGAAATTAAATTTCCGGTATTAGGTGTTTTAAAAGTAACAGGGATGACAACTAACGAATTAAGTGAGTTTTTACATACAAAATTGGCAGAATATATATCTAATCCTATTATAAATATTAGCACCATCAATTTTAAAGTAACTGTTTTGGGTGAGGTTAATAAACCTGGTACATATCAAATTCAAAATCAACGGATCACCATTGTAGAGGCTTTAGGTTTAGCTGGCGATTTAACAATTAATGGAAATAGAGATATCACATTAATAAGAGAGCGAGATGGAGAACGTGTTTTTATACCTATAGATATTACTAATAAAGCCCTGTTTAATTCTCCATATTACTACTTGTCACAAAACGATCTTATTTATGTAGAACCAAATAAAAGTAAGATTAACTCTTCTGGTATAGGGGCAAATACGAGTGTTATATTTACTTCAATTGCCACGTTTATATCAATTATTGCCATTTTAATACAATAA
- a CDS encoding MraY family glycosyltransferase yields MLQQLLSNLTVVSILAVINSLLLVYYIIPKISWVIITRNLNEKPNERSSHKGATPTMAGVAFFITLILTLFFIQHFDTENIGLNLIASTTLIFMVGAKDDLVVSSPKAKLFMEALAVLFLFFHNALEGNNLYGFLGIYEIPLWLVYIASTLLVLTIINAYNLIDGIDGLASIIAIIIFSVFSLIFYAISLFFYYLICLSFIGMLLAYLFFNFSTKKKIFMGDTGSLLIGFCIAFLSLRFMAIDISMYSHFTFKPENGFFVLMAILCIPLFDLLRVIGVRLLQKKSPFYPDRNHSHHVLIDFGMSHFKATMLLGLINYLFVIFIIKLGTYLNSFQMLGVFVLAFGLFLLLFYRLKSSINTERLKIKEEKV; encoded by the coding sequence ATGCTGCAACAACTTTTATCTAACTTGACGGTGGTAAGCATATTAGCTGTCATCAATTCACTTTTATTAGTTTATTATATAATACCTAAAATTAGTTGGGTAATTATAACACGTAATTTAAATGAAAAACCCAATGAGCGTAGTTCTCATAAAGGAGCAACACCTACAATGGCGGGAGTTGCCTTTTTTATAACCTTAATTTTAACACTGTTTTTTATTCAACATTTCGATACAGAGAATATTGGTTTAAATTTAATAGCAAGTACTACATTAATATTTATGGTAGGTGCTAAAGATGATTTAGTAGTTTCTTCTCCAAAAGCCAAGTTATTTATGGAGGCATTAGCGGTATTATTTTTGTTTTTTCATAATGCTTTAGAAGGAAATAATTTATATGGTTTTTTGGGGATTTATGAAATACCATTATGGCTCGTATATATTGCTAGTACTTTATTGGTCTTAACAATTATAAATGCCTATAATTTAATTGATGGTATAGATGGTTTGGCGTCTATTATTGCCATTATAATTTTTAGTGTATTTAGCTTAATATTTTATGCTATTAGTTTGTTTTTCTATTATTTAATCTGTTTAAGTTTTATAGGGATGTTATTGGCCTATTTATTTTTTAATTTTTCCACCAAGAAAAAAATCTTTATGGGAGATACAGGCTCTTTGTTAATAGGTTTTTGTATTGCTTTTTTGTCTTTAAGATTTATGGCGATAGATATTAGTATGTATAGTCATTTTACATTTAAACCAGAAAATGGCTTTTTTGTTTTAATGGCTATTTTATGTATTCCTTTGTTCGATTTGTTAAGAGTAATTGGAGTTCGTTTACTGCAAAAGAAAAGTCCGTTTTATCCAGACAGAAACCATTCTCACCATGTTTTAATAGATTTTGGTATGTCTCACTTTAAGGCAACTATGTTATTAGGTCTTATTAATTACCTGTTTGTAATCTTTATCATAAAATTAGGAACTTACTTAAATAGTTTTCAAATGTTAGGAGTGTTTGTCTTGGCTTTCGGATTGTTTTTATTGCTTTTTTATAGACTAAAAAGTAGTATTAATACGGAGCGTTTAAAAATTAAAGAAGAGAAAGTATAA
- a CDS encoding WecB/TagA/CpsF family glycosyltransferase — MIKLKDVIEKVYANDLSELSLFKTKQIINTINPHSYCEAKKDPFFSQALNESNVLLPDGTGIVLATKVLNGKVIKKIAGADVHQFLLEEAALKKLNVFYLGASENTLSLIKTRIKKEFPSITVNSYSPPYKPEFSKEDNVKMIAAVNKCKPDILFVGMTAPKQEKWVHTNSVFLDVKVITCIGAVFDFYAGTVKRSSPFWIKLGLEWLPRLLREPKRLWKRNFVSTPLFLWDLLKAKNYK; from the coding sequence ATGATTAAATTAAAAGATGTTATAGAAAAGGTTTATGCTAACGATTTAAGTGAATTATCACTTTTTAAAACAAAACAAATAATAAATACAATAAACCCTCATTCTTATTGTGAGGCTAAAAAAGATCCATTTTTTAGTCAAGCTTTAAATGAAAGTAATGTATTACTACCAGATGGAACCGGAATTGTTTTGGCAACAAAAGTACTTAATGGGAAAGTGATAAAAAAAATTGCAGGTGCAGATGTACATCAATTTTTATTAGAAGAAGCAGCATTAAAAAAACTAAATGTTTTTTATTTAGGAGCTTCCGAAAATACTTTAAGTTTAATAAAAACAAGGATAAAAAAAGAGTTTCCATCCATCACTGTAAATAGTTATTCACCACCGTATAAACCGGAATTTTCTAAAGAGGATAATGTTAAAATGATAGCCGCAGTTAATAAATGTAAACCAGATATTTTATTTGTCGGTATGACGGCTCCTAAGCAAGAAAAATGGGTACATACTAACAGTGTCTTTTTAGATGTTAAAGTGATTACTTGTATTGGTGCTGTGTTTGATTTTTATGCAGGTACCGTAAAGAGATCTAGTCCGTTTTGGATTAAATTAGGGTTAGAATGGTTGCCTAGATTGTTAAGAGAACCTAAACGTTTATGGAAACGGAACTTTGTGTCTACACCCCTTTTTTTATGGGATTTGCTAAAAGCAAAAAATTATAAATAA
- a CDS encoding glycosyltransferase family 4 protein, with protein MAKKILFLLHLPPPVHGSSMVGQFIKDSAIINNSFKTNFIDLGTSKTIDEIGKNPLGKILRYLSIVFQTFKQLLVNKPDLIYLAMTAKGFGFYKDAVIVLLVKCFQLPIVLHFHNKGVHTRQEKRFDNFLYQKVFKNTKVILLSKHLYFDIKRYVDEDDVYYCPNGIPPINQDLVTKRLKNETPKLLFLSNLIASKGVIILLKALQILNKKGIDFTCNFVGGEGDVTKEIFAEKLKELQLVNQVFYLGKKYNSDKTVIFNISDIFVLPTFYHNECFPLVLLEASQFGLPMVTTFEGAIPEIVTDGVNGFLVEQQNIVDLANKLEILINDFPLRNRLGIAAKEKYEESYTLKIFEKNMFNILNSI; from the coding sequence ATGGCTAAAAAGATATTGTTCCTTTTGCATTTACCACCTCCTGTACATGGTTCTTCTATGGTAGGGCAGTTTATAAAGGATAGTGCTATAATCAATAATAGTTTTAAAACTAATTTTATTGATTTAGGAACATCAAAAACGATTGATGAAATAGGGAAAAATCCATTAGGAAAAATTTTAAGGTATTTGTCTATTGTTTTTCAAACGTTTAAACAACTGTTAGTTAACAAGCCGGATTTAATCTATTTAGCCATGACGGCAAAGGGATTTGGCTTTTATAAAGATGCTGTTATTGTACTTCTTGTAAAGTGTTTCCAACTTCCAATAGTGTTACATTTTCATAACAAAGGGGTACATACGAGACAAGAAAAAAGATTTGATAATTTTTTATATCAAAAGGTATTCAAAAACACAAAAGTGATTCTACTTTCAAAGCACTTGTATTTTGATATTAAGAGATATGTTGATGAAGATGATGTGTATTATTGCCCAAATGGGATACCTCCTATAAATCAAGATTTGGTTACTAAACGGCTAAAAAATGAAACACCTAAATTATTATTTCTTTCAAATTTAATAGCGTCTAAAGGTGTTATTATTCTTTTAAAAGCACTACAAATTCTAAATAAAAAAGGAATTGATTTTACCTGTAATTTTGTTGGGGGAGAAGGAGATGTTACAAAAGAAATATTTGCAGAAAAGTTAAAAGAATTGCAATTAGTAAATCAAGTTTTTTATTTAGGTAAAAAGTATAATAGTGATAAAACAGTAATATTTAATATTTCAGACATTTTTGTATTGCCCACATTTTATCATAATGAATGTTTCCCATTAGTCTTATTAGAAGCCTCTCAGTTTGGTTTGCCTATGGTTACCACTTTTGAGGGAGCAATACCAGAAATTGTTACGGATGGAGTAAATGGTTTTTTAGTTGAACAACAAAATATAGTTGACTTAGCAAATAAGTTAGAGATATTAATTAATGATTTTCCTCTTAGAAATCGTTTGGGGATAGCTGCCAAAGAGAAATATGAAGAATCTTATACATTGAAAATTTTTGAAAAAAATATGTTTAATATTTTAAATTCTATCTAA
- a CDS encoding serine O-acetyltransferase: MLISQIIKAAKQNSNFKGKIVVCNYVFMRYFRIRMNNIFTKILFSPVIILYKFITDFLLKCEIPASTVIGEGLVVHHVTGLVLNNKVVIGKNVTLKHNTTIGNKESLEGEDLGSPVIGDNVLIGPHSIIIGPIIIGDNAIIGAGSVVVKDVLPYTVVAGNPAKVIHILNKK, from the coding sequence ATGTTGATTTCTCAAATAATAAAAGCAGCAAAACAGAATTCTAATTTTAAAGGAAAAATTGTAGTCTGCAATTATGTCTTTATGCGATATTTTAGAATTAGAATGAATAATATTTTCACTAAAATTTTATTCTCTCCTGTTATTATTTTATACAAGTTTATAACAGATTTTTTATTGAAGTGCGAAATTCCTGCATCAACAGTAATAGGAGAAGGTTTGGTTGTTCATCATGTTACAGGTTTGGTTTTAAACAACAAGGTTGTAATTGGCAAAAATGTAACCTTAAAACACAATACAACAATTGGTAATAAAGAATCTTTAGAAGGAGAAGATTTAGGATCTCCTGTAATTGGTGATAACGTTTTAATAGGTCCTCATTCTATAATTATTGGACCAATAATTATAGGAGACAATGCAATTATAGGTGCAGGATCTGTAGTCGTTAAAGATGTACTTCCTTATACTGTAGTAGCAGGTAACCCAGCCAAAGTAATACATATCTTAAATAAAAAATAA
- a CDS encoding MBOAT family O-acyltransferase: MFGVSVLNFFCGKKIFYAATKKGKQKWFATALMFSLLPLFYFKYANFFIDSFSNLASFFDVHANKYTLNVILPVGISFFTFQALSYSIDIYRNRVGVETSLVRFTTYVAFFPQLVAGPIERSTNLLQQFYEEHEFDIKRFVEGAKLFIWGLFKKIVIADRLSVYSDSVFNNPEAHSSPTLIVATVFFTFQIYCDFSGYSDMAIGSARMLGFRLMQNFNLPYLSISIGEFWKRWHISLSTWFSDYVYIPLGGNRVSISRWVFNILVVFLLSGLWHGANWTFVIWGALHAFYYFIEFIGKKTLVLIGAEDVMKKGYYKFFKIIIVFILVCFAWIFFRANSVSDAFLIITKIVSFSGQLWTGGSSVTTLLSVLLILFLIGVQILQFNNKVSIYFSKTQLPSYVEWLSYAFLLITIALFGMSSNAFIYFQF; this comes from the coding sequence ATGTTTGGAGTAAGTGTTTTAAATTTTTTTTGCGGAAAAAAAATATTTTATGCTGCTACTAAAAAAGGAAAACAGAAATGGTTTGCAACTGCACTGATGTTTTCATTATTGCCTCTATTTTATTTTAAATATGCCAATTTCTTTATTGATTCATTTTCTAATTTAGCCTCTTTTTTTGATGTTCATGCTAATAAATATACTTTAAATGTTATACTACCAGTAGGAATTTCATTTTTCACTTTTCAGGCATTAAGTTACTCTATAGATATTTATAGAAATAGAGTAGGTGTAGAAACTAGCTTAGTTAGGTTTACAACCTATGTTGCTTTTTTTCCTCAATTGGTTGCAGGACCTATAGAGCGTTCCACTAATTTATTACAGCAATTTTATGAGGAACATGAATTTGATATTAAAAGATTTGTAGAAGGTGCTAAATTGTTTATTTGGGGTTTATTTAAAAAAATAGTTATTGCAGATAGATTATCTGTCTACTCAGATTCGGTTTTTAACAATCCTGAAGCACATTCGAGTCCAACATTAATCGTAGCAACTGTATTTTTTACTTTTCAGATTTATTGTGATTTCAGTGGGTATTCAGACATGGCTATTGGTAGTGCAAGAATGTTAGGGTTTCGTTTAATGCAGAATTTTAATTTACCCTATTTATCGATTTCTATAGGAGAATTTTGGAAACGTTGGCACATTTCTTTATCTACTTGGTTTAGTGATTACGTGTATATTCCTTTAGGAGGAAATCGTGTTTCAATCAGTCGTTGGGTATTTAATATTTTAGTGGTGTTTTTACTTAGCGGGCTTTGGCATGGTGCTAATTGGACATTTGTTATTTGGGGAGCATTACATGCCTTTTATTATTTTATAGAATTTATAGGTAAAAAAACACTAGTATTAATAGGGGCTGAAGATGTAATGAAAAAAGGATACTATAAATTTTTTAAAATTATTATAGTATTTATTTTGGTCTGTTTTGCTTGGATATTTTTTAGAGCAAATTCGGTTTCTGATGCTTTTTTAATTATTACAAAAATAGTTAGTTTTTCGGGACAATTATGGACAGGAGGATCCTCTGTAACAACACTACTCTCTGTATTGTTAATCTTATTTTTAATAGGTGTGCAAATTTTGCAATTCAATAACAAGGTGTCCATTTACTTTTCAAAAACGCAATTGCCAAGTTATGTAGAGTGGTTGTCTTATGCCTTCTTGTTAATTACAATTGCTTTATTTGGAATGTCTTCGAATGCTTTCATTTATTTTCAATTTTAA
- a CDS encoding glycosyltransferase: protein MKALIFHPALAPYRVDFFNSLNEYYSASFYFSLKNVSDQKFNQENLKSLCNFKCNYVSNGFEILGRSIRTGVFSIIKKENPDIIFCAEYSQITLLTFLYCKIKNPKIKIYTLSDDSIKNSEDRKGLRLFFRNFISKNINGVVFTSKDVSNWYKTNVSNKSNTLDFPVIHSEKSLLKKYSNAINQANVNIGNYNLKNKKVLLYVGRLVDVKNLFFLIKCFSNVKGKDKKLVLVGEGVLKEKLIEFTQKLGILEDVLFIGRKEGVELYNWYLFSQLFVLPSTYEPFGAVVNEALVGGCRVLCSDLAGASSLINKKNGVLFNPNEENDLSTKLKQAFDEVKPLGKSITELRESAMPFTFDQKMQDLLKNI, encoded by the coding sequence ATGAAAGCATTAATTTTTCATCCTGCTTTAGCACCTTACAGAGTCGATTTTTTTAATTCTTTAAATGAGTATTATTCAGCTTCATTTTATTTTAGTTTAAAAAATGTTAGTGATCAAAAATTTAATCAAGAGAACTTAAAATCTCTTTGTAATTTTAAGTGCAATTATGTTTCTAATGGCTTCGAAATTTTGGGAAGATCAATTAGAACGGGTGTTTTTTCAATTATAAAAAAAGAAAATCCAGATATTATTTTTTGTGCAGAATATAGTCAAATTACATTATTAACATTTCTGTATTGTAAAATTAAGAATCCTAAAATAAAAATATACACTTTAAGTGATGATAGCATTAAAAACTCTGAAGACAGAAAAGGCTTGAGGTTGTTTTTTAGAAATTTTATCTCTAAGAATATTAATGGAGTTGTATTTACGAGTAAAGACGTTTCTAATTGGTATAAAACAAATGTTAGTAATAAAAGTAATACACTTGATTTCCCTGTTATTCATTCAGAAAAATCTCTACTAAAAAAATATTCAAATGCTATAAACCAAGCGAATGTAAATATTGGCAATTATAATTTAAAGAATAAAAAAGTATTGCTTTATGTTGGGCGATTGGTGGATGTTAAAAATTTATTTTTTCTGATAAAATGTTTTTCCAATGTTAAAGGAAAAGATAAAAAACTGGTACTTGTTGGAGAAGGAGTGTTGAAAGAAAAATTAATTGAGTTTACACAGAAATTAGGCATTTTAGAAGACGTTTTATTTATAGGTAGAAAAGAAGGTGTAGAATTATACAACTGGTATCTTTTTTCTCAATTATTTGTTTTACCAAGTACCTATGAGCCTTTTGGAGCAGTTGTTAATGAAGCTTTAGTTGGTGGTTGTCGTGTTTTATGTTCAGATCTAGCAGGTGCATCTTCATTGATAAATAAGAAGAATGGGGTGTTGTTTAACCCTAATGAAGAAAATGATTTATCAACGAAGTTAAAACAAGCTTTTGATGAAGTAAAACCATTAGGCAAAAGTATTACAGAGTTAAGAGAAAGTGCAATGCCTTTTACTTTTGATCAAAAAATGCAAGACTTATTAAAAAACATATAA
- a CDS encoding glycosyltransferase family 2 protein: MKISVVIPLYNKKDSIVNTINTVLNQTVLPNEIIIVNDGSTDGSDKIVSKLEHPLVRLIYQNNSGVSVARNTGVDKAKHEWIAFLDADDIWNVNYLKEIKALAKEYPNSNVLATAYLMEDYKGKQTPIKLNKIPFKNDTGILTNYFEVATCSHPPLWSSAIVIKKEALLKINGFPLGIKSGEDLLTWAKLAIKNEIAYNLKALAVFVQDSAHTYDNKPNRIPEKVDIVGQELYDLYKKNKDVICLKEYISSWKKMRASIYLRLGLRYKSIKESLEAIYYNPSNKLVYAYLVLTIVPNSVLNKILKKNQK; the protein is encoded by the coding sequence ATGAAAATAAGTGTTGTTATTCCGCTTTACAATAAGAAAGATAGTATTGTTAATACTATAAATACAGTCTTAAACCAAACTGTTTTACCAAATGAAATAATTATTGTTAATGATGGTTCTACAGATGGTTCAGATAAAATTGTGTCTAAATTAGAGCATCCATTAGTAAGATTGATATATCAAAATAATTCTGGCGTTTCGGTTGCTCGTAATACGGGAGTTGATAAAGCGAAACATGAATGGATTGCCTTTTTAGACGCAGATGATATATGGAATGTAAATTACCTGAAAGAAATTAAAGCATTAGCAAAAGAGTATCCGAATAGCAATGTATTGGCAACCGCTTATTTAATGGAAGATTATAAAGGAAAACAGACTCCGATAAAATTAAATAAAATTCCATTTAAGAATGATACAGGAATCTTAACTAATTATTTTGAAGTAGCTACCTGTTCACATCCGCCACTTTGGTCTTCTGCTATTGTTATCAAAAAGGAAGCGTTACTAAAAATTAATGGTTTTCCATTGGGTATTAAATCTGGAGAGGATTTATTAACATGGGCTAAGTTGGCAATTAAAAATGAGATAGCTTATAATTTAAAAGCCTTGGCTGTTTTTGTGCAAGATAGTGCACATACCTATGACAATAAACCGAATAGAATTCCAGAAAAAGTAGATATTGTAGGTCAAGAATTATATGATTTATATAAAAAAAATAAGGATGTAATTTGCTTAAAAGAATACATTTCTTCTTGGAAAAAAATGAGAGCTTCCATTTATTTAAGATTAGGCTTAAGATATAAATCAATTAAAGAATCTTTAGAAGCGATATACTATAACCCGTCTAATAAATTGGTTTACGCTTACTTAGTTCTAACAATAGTTCCGAATTCAGTTTTAAACAAGATTTTAAAGAAGAATCAAAAATAA